The window ACATAGAAACACAAAAATAATATAAATAAAAATAGCTCAAAAATGGGCTTTTTTTATTTATTAAAATTCAAATTCTAAAAATTATCAGTTTTAAAGTAATAAAAAAACCAATCAATAGATCTTGTTTTTAAGATTTTTGAGTGGTATTTATTAATAAATTTTTATTTTTTAGCTTCTTCTAATTCTTCTTTAGCTTTATCAACTGCTTCTTGTTTTGTTGTTTGATTAGTTTTAGCTGTTTCTAATAATTGATTTGCGTTTTTTGATTCTTTAGTTGCTTCATCTAATTTTGTTTTAGCAGCATCAGCAACTTTTTGTTTGCTTTCAACATCAGTTTTAGCAGTTGTTAATTCTTTTTCTGTTTGATAATTCAAATTAAAAATATAAAATATCAAGTAATTTATATTTTAAAACATTTTTGAAACAAAATTTTGTTATATAAATACTTATATATTATAAAATAATAAAAATAAGATTATTCAAGTAATAAATGCAACTTAATATTATTGGTCTGCATTTATTTTTATAAATATAGGTGTTAAAATGGAAACAAAGAATGCATTATTTAAAAAGATTGTAAAAATTTCTGATCAATTATTAAATAAAATTAGTATCAAAAAATTAACTAAAGATAAAAAAAATAATTTATTTGTTTATTTTGACGAATTTGTTGATGTAACAATTATTGATGAATTACATCAATTATCAAAAACAACATTAATGCATGATTTACAAATTTGATATATTAATAATTTAAAAGAAGTTGATCATAAAAAAATATTAACTTTTTTTAAAAAAATTAGTGAACAAAATGCTAATTTAATCTTTTTAGAACAAATAAATGATTTAAATACAAAAATAGAATATAACTCTAATTTAAATTCATTAATTTTAAAAATTAATGATAAATTAATTTATGATCATTTTATAGCAAATAAATTAGAAATTTTAAACATCTTAAAAGTTTGATCACTACCTTATAGTAATTTTGAAATTCATTTTGAAAATCTTAGTTCATTATTAAATGAAAAGCATGAACAAGCAGTAAATGAAATTATTAGTCATCATATTCAACAACAAAAACATTTAGAACAACAAATTAGTCAGCAGCAAAATTTTTATAATAATCAAAAGGCAAATTTTAATTATTATAAAAATCCTTCAAATAAAACAATTACAAAATTAATTGATATTAATCCTTTAATGAATAATGCAAAAATTCGAGCTTATGTTTTTTTAAAAAAGATTGATATATTAAAAAGTGGAGCAATAGCTTATAAACTAAATGTTATTGATGATAGTGAAACCTTAACAATTATGACTTATTTACCAAGCGGTGAACATCCTTTAAAAAAGTTTTTAGATGAACTGAAAATTGATCAATTAATCGAGGCTGAAATTGATATTGTTTTAGATAATATGAGTAAGAGTGGTCAAGTTCCTATTGGTAAAATTAAAAAAATTTGTTGCGTTGAAGATAAACATGTAAAAAAACAAATCACACCTCGTTTAGAACTAAATTTTCATACAAAAATGTCATCACTTGATGCAATTATTTCGACACAAGAATTAATTGATTTTGCGGTTAAGAATCAATTAAAAACAATTGGCATCACTGATCGAAATGTTGTACAAGCATATCCTGAAATCGCTAAATTTTCTAAAAAACAAGATTTAAAAATTATTTATGGTTTAGAAACAGAAGAATTAGAAGATCAAATCCCATTAGTTTTAAATGTTCGGGATCAAAATTTAGATAATGCTACATATGTTATTTTTGATATTGAAACAACAGGATTATTTCCTAATTTTGATGAAATTATTGAATTTGGGGCCGTGATTATGCAAAATAATAAGCAAATTGGGGAAAAAATTCAATTTTTTATAAAACCTATTCAACAAATTAATGAGAATGTTACTAATCTAACTAATATTAGTCAAGAAATGGTCAATAATGCAATTGATGAAAAAACAGCATTATTAAAAATTAAAGAAATTTTTGATGACCATATTTTAGTTGCACATAATGGAATTAATTTTGATATTAATTTTATTAATCAGAGACTGTTAAAATGAGGATTAGAACCTCTTAAAAATCCTAGTATTGATACATTAATGATATCACGAGCAATAAATCCATTTAAAAGTCATCGATTAGGAGCGATTTGTAAAAAATATGAAGTTGATTATAATGATGAAAGTGCACACCGTGCAGACTATGATGCCATAGTTTTAGCTGATGTTTTTAAAGTTATGAAAAATAACTTATTTAATGATTTTGGAATTACTAATTTAAGTGAAATTAATACTAAATTACAAACAACAATGTTAAAAAATCGTAGTTTTGGTAATTGAATTAATCTTTATATTAAAAATCAAGCAAATGTTAAAGATATGTATGAATTAGTGTCTATATCTCATACTGATATGTATTATACAAGACCAACAATTACGACAAGCTTTTTAGCAAATAAAAAAGATAAATTAATTATTTCTAACTCGATTCACGAATCAGATTTAATCAATGCTTTATATTCAAAAAACGATGAAGAAATTAAAAGGTTAATTCAACGTTATGATTTTATAACATTACCATCATTAGGTTCACAAAAACACTTAGTATATGCTAAAAAAATTACAATTGAAAATGTACAAAAAGCTTTTAAAAAATTGATCTATTTAGCTTTAGAATTAAACAAGATTATTATTTATTCAAGCTCGCCTTATTATTTCTTTAAAGATGATAAAAAATTTTATGATGTTTATGTTAATACGAAAGGTCTCGAAGGTAAAGCACACCGATTTGCTAATGAAGTTTATGTTCCTGATTTAGAATATATTGATCAAAAAAATGCCATTGATGAATTAGCTTATTTAGAAGATGAAAAGTTAATTAACTTGATTATTAATGAGAATCCTGTGCATATTAATAGTTGATTTGATGATAGCATACAACCTTTAAAAGAAGGATTGTATGCTCCAAAAATGGAAGGTGTTGATCAAAAAACAATCGATTATGTTTATCATACTGCTAAAAAAATATATGGAGAGAATTTACCAACAATTGTTGAACAGCGCATTAAAAAAGAATTAAATTCAATTATTAAACATGGTTTTAGTGTTGTTTATTGAATTTCACATTTATTAGTAGAAAAATCAATGCAAGATGGTTATGGTGTTGGTAGTCGTGGTTCGGTTGGCTCATCACTTGTCGCAACGTTTTTAAATATTACTGACGTTAATCCGCTTACACCACATTATTTATGTCCTAATTGTAAAAAATGTGAATTTATAACAAACGCTGATGATGGATTTGATTTAGCTCCTAAAAGTTGTGAGCAGTGTCAAACTCCAATGTTAACTGATGGACATAATATTCCTTTTGAAACTTTTTTAGGTTTTGATGGGGATAAAGTACCAGATATTGATCTTAATTTTTCTGGAGTTTATCAAGCAGTTGCACATAATTTTATTAAAAGTATTTTTGGAGAAACACATTCTTATCGTGCTGGTACAATTGGTACTATGGCCCAAACAAGCGCTGAAAATACGGTTAAGAAGTATTTTGAAAACCGTTTTAATGAAAATAAAATTATTCGTGATTCAACGGTTAGTTTATATGTACAAAAGTGCATTGATTCTAAACGCACAACTGGTCAACATCCTGGGGGTATTATTATTGTTCCTAAAGAATATAGTATTTGGGATTTTTCACCTTATAATTTTCCAGCTAATGATATTAATGAAACTTGAAAAACAACTCATTTTGCGTTTGAATATCTACATGATAGTTTATTAAAATTTGATATTTTAGGACATGATAATCCAACAATTTTAAAACTTTTAAAAGATTATACGGGGATTGATGAACGTGATGTACCAATGTATGATCCATTAGTTATGAAATCATTTAGCGATATTAGTGCGCTAAATATTAAACCGTCTGATGTTTTAAATGAAACAACAGGAGCAATTTCTATTCCTGAATTTGGGACACGCTTTGTACGTGGTATGCTAGTGGATACTAAACCAAAATCATTTGCTGACTTAATTCGTATTTCAGGATTATCACATGGAGAAAGTGTTTGATTAGGAAATGCACAGTCATTAATTAAATCTGGTAAATTGCTAAAGGATGTTATTGCTTGTCGTGATGATATTATGACATATTTAATTCGTCAAAATGTTGAACCAAAAACTGCCTTTTTAATTATGGAAGATGTTAGAAAAGGTAAAAAGATCAAACCAGAACACCAAATCATTTTAAAAGAATTAAAGGTTCCTGAATGATACATTGAATCAGCTAATAAAATTAAATATATGTTTCCCAAAGCACATGCCACAGCTTATGTTATGCATGCATGAAAATTTGCTTGATATAAAATTTATTATCCACTAGAATACTATGCAGCATTTTTTAGTGTTCGTGCTGATAATTTTGATTTATTTGTAATTAATCAAGGTAAAGAATTTATTGAAAAAACTTATAATGATATCGAACAACGTTCTAAATCACGCGATCCACAAAAAAAAGTTAGTTCACGTGAACTTGCTTTACAACCAATTTATGAAATTGTGATTGAATTATTAGCTCGAGGTTTTAAAATTTCAAATATTAGTATTGAACAATCACAGGCGACTAGTTATGTAATTGATAAAGAAAACAATGCTATTATTCCACCATTTATTGCGATTCAAGGATTGGGTGAAACAGTAGCTAATTCAATCATTGAAGCTCGTAATCAAAAAGTTTTTTCAACAATTGAGGATTTAAAAAACCGTACAAAAATTTCGCGTACAGATTTAAAAAATTTACGAGTATTAGGCGTTTTAGATCATTTAAGTGAAACTGAACAACTAACATTATTTTAATTTTTTTGTTATATAAAAACCCTTTCTTTATTTTTTTAGTAGTATAAATTTAACTGTGTTTATTTTTTAAACCAAATTATTTTCATTAAGGATAAATAAGAAAGTAGATATAAAATGAAAAAAATAAATAAAAAGATTTTGTTTTCTTCATTGTTATTTGGAACTGTAGCTATTGGAACTGTTGCAGTTGCAACTGCATGTAGTGACAATAAGAAAACTAAAAAAACAATCAACACAGGCACTACTCAACCCGGAAGTAGTACAGGAACAACAAGTAAATCATTAACGCAAGAAAAAGTGTTAAGAAATGAAATCATTTCTGAAATTTTGAATGCTAAATCTAAAAAACCAGATCGTGATAAGATGTGAGTTAATTGATGAAATAGTTCTTTTGAACAAGCACGAAAACTAGCAAGGGAAATGGATAAAGCAGTTGATTTAACAAAATCTTCAAATTTTAAAAAATTAATTGCTGATGGAAAATACAAATCTACATTTAGTGCACAAATTGAAGATATTATTACTAAAGTTAAACATGATATTAAAATGTATGCAGAATCACCATTTTGAAAAAAATGACGTGATGAAAAAAAGACTGTTATTACATTAGTAAATAACAACGCTCCTCGTGAAGATTTAGGAGCTATGAATGTAACATCAATTGATTTACCTGCTGATTTTCCAATTATTTATTCAAAACCTGATTATGATGGTATTCCTGGATTAGGTGCACGTTTTCCAACACCTAAATCAAAAGTAGCTCCTGAAAAATTATTAGATGATGGTTTCTCATTTGGAGATATTATTGTTGAAGATGGTTCAGATACTCAAAAAGCAAATCTACCTGGTCAATTAATTGAATCATTTGAAAAGACAGCTGATAAAGTAATTTACTTATACTATGATTCAGGTTTACCAGAAGCGTTTAAAAACAATCAACGTCAACCTGAAAAAATTAAACAATTTGAAGACTGAATGAAGAGTCAAAATGCTAATGATTTCGTTGCAAAACGCATGTTAAAAAATCCAAATAATAAGGACGATTTAATTGTTATGCCAATGAGTAGTTTATGATATGCAAGTTATGGTATTTTAGGAGTTAATTATTCATTACATGCCCTTTCAGAAGCATTTGGTATGCCAAAATCTGAATTAGATGCTTTAAAAGCTAAAGAAGAATTTAAAGTGCCAAAACAATTAGTTACATTAGTTAACCAAGCTACAGATTTAAAAGA is drawn from Ureaplasma parvum serovar 3 str. ATCC 27815 and contains these coding sequences:
- a CDS encoding Vmc-like lipoprotein signal peptide domain-containing protein, coding for MKKINKKILFSSLLFGTVAIGTVAVATACSDNKKTKKTINTGTTQPGSSTGTTSKSLTQEKVLRNEIISEILNAKSKKPDRDKMWVNWWNSSFEQARKLAREMDKAVDLTKSSNFKKLIADGKYKSTFSAQIEDIITKVKHDIKMYAESPFWKKWRDEKKTVITLVNNNAPREDLGAMNVTSIDLPADFPIIYSKPDYDGIPGLGARFPTPKSKVAPEKLLDDGFSFGDIIVEDGSDTQKANLPGQLIESFEKTADKVIYLYYDSGLPEAFKNNQRQPEKIKQFEDWMKSQNANDFVAKRMLKNPNNKDDLIVMPMSSLWYASYGILGVNYSLHALSEAFGMPKSELDALKAKEEFKVPKQLVTLVNQATDLKEDKQTIKDECDPFKSHRDPNHKIDWKVWATNSQVLDIAITLGLKPDLLVNGELSTSGHEENQLALYLSDYINGQLKDCRTITPNDGIRWETTSLTKIKDLNVNLILAGIHGEAATKMFGALMKEHKEIANFAITNRRFNDETRKVVAPQDRDKYSQNAALVDWEDYLKTKDLH
- the polC gene encoding DNA polymerase III subunit alpha; this translates as METKNALFKKIVKISDQLLNKISIKKLTKDKKNNLFVYFDEFVDVTIIDELHQLSKTTLMHDLQIWYINNLKEVDHKKILTFFKKISEQNANLIFLEQINDLNTKIEYNSNLNSLILKINDKLIYDHFIANKLEILNILKVWSLPYSNFEIHFENLSSLLNEKHEQAVNEIISHHIQQQKHLEQQISQQQNFYNNQKANFNYYKNPSNKTITKLIDINPLMNNAKIRAYVFLKKIDILKSGAIAYKLNVIDDSETLTIMTYLPSGEHPLKKFLDELKIDQLIEAEIDIVLDNMSKSGQVPIGKIKKICCVEDKHVKKQITPRLELNFHTKMSSLDAIISTQELIDFAVKNQLKTIGITDRNVVQAYPEIAKFSKKQDLKIIYGLETEELEDQIPLVLNVRDQNLDNATYVIFDIETTGLFPNFDEIIEFGAVIMQNNKQIGEKIQFFIKPIQQINENVTNLTNISQEMVNNAIDEKTALLKIKEIFDDHILVAHNGINFDINFINQRLLKWGLEPLKNPSIDTLMISRAINPFKSHRLGAICKKYEVDYNDESAHRADYDAIVLADVFKVMKNNLFNDFGITNLSEINTKLQTTMLKNRSFGNWINLYIKNQANVKDMYELVSISHTDMYYTRPTITTSFLANKKDKLIISNSIHESDLINALYSKNDEEIKRLIQRYDFITLPSLGSQKHLVYAKKITIENVQKAFKKLIYLALELNKIIIYSSSPYYFFKDDKKFYDVYVNTKGLEGKAHRFANEVYVPDLEYIDQKNAIDELAYLEDEKLINLIINENPVHINSWFDDSIQPLKEGLYAPKMEGVDQKTIDYVYHTAKKIYGENLPTIVEQRIKKELNSIIKHGFSVVYWISHLLVEKSMQDGYGVGSRGSVGSSLVATFLNITDVNPLTPHYLCPNCKKCEFITNADDGFDLAPKSCEQCQTPMLTDGHNIPFETFLGFDGDKVPDIDLNFSGVYQAVAHNFIKSIFGETHSYRAGTIGTMAQTSAENTVKKYFENRFNENKIIRDSTVSLYVQKCIDSKRTTGQHPGGIIIVPKEYSIWDFSPYNFPANDINETWKTTHFAFEYLHDSLLKFDILGHDNPTILKLLKDYTGIDERDVPMYDPLVMKSFSDISALNIKPSDVLNETTGAISIPEFGTRFVRGMLVDTKPKSFADLIRISGLSHGESVWLGNAQSLIKSGKLLKDVIACRDDIMTYLIRQNVEPKTAFLIMEDVRKGKKIKPEHQIILKELKVPEWYIESANKIKYMFPKAHATAYVMHAWKFAWYKIYYPLEYYAAFFSVRADNFDLFVINQGKEFIEKTYNDIEQRSKSRDPQKKVSSRELALQPIYEIVIELLARGFKISNISIEQSQATSYVIDKENNAIIPPFIAIQGLGETVANSIIEARNQKVFSTIEDLKNRTKISRTDLKNLRVLGVLDHLSETEQLTLF